Proteins from a single region of Chryseomicrobium sp. FSL W7-1435:
- a CDS encoding DUF6036 family nucleotidyltransferase, which yields MNELNYENIKKELLSLVPIKNKKQEVMLKASAILTELVESEQVGAKPIIVGGLSVEIYTSSDYTTRDIDFVTSSSTLFAERLLKVGFKKEGRIYYMEELELVVDVVASFLEGDYNRVQKLPVDMDDKTSFVFLISVEDIILDRLDAFENEDTLYWGLELLTRWYDEVDLDYLQEEVNKKFFKTQDTFNEWLTVIQEQREKS from the coding sequence ATGAATGAATTGAATTATGAAAATATCAAAAAAGAACTTCTTTCACTTGTTCCGATAAAAAATAAAAAACAAGAAGTCATGTTAAAAGCAAGTGCCATCTTAACTGAACTTGTGGAATCTGAGCAAGTAGGTGCAAAACCCATAATTGTCGGTGGATTATCCGTTGAAATTTATACTTCTAGTGATTACACCACACGTGATATAGATTTTGTTACTTCTTCAAGCACCCTTTTTGCTGAGCGCCTATTAAAAGTTGGTTTCAAAAAAGAAGGACGAATCTATTACATGGAAGAATTAGAATTAGTTGTAGATGTCGTAGCCAGCTTTCTTGAGGGTGATTACAATCGCGTTCAAAAACTCCCTGTAGATATGGACGATAAAACAAGTTTTGTATTTCTTATTTCTGTTGAGGACATCATATTAGATAGATTAGATGCATTTGAAAATGAAGATACTCTTTACTGGGGTCTTGAACTTTTAACACGTTGGTATGACGAAGTAGATTTAGATTATTTACAAGAAGAGGTAAACAAAAAGTTCTTTAAAACACAAGATACTTTTAATGAATGGCTAACTGTTATACAAGAACAAAGAGAGAAGTCTTAG
- a CDS encoding ABC transporter permease: protein MSLGNFLKLVWNEQVKLFGRKSAWVMIGLTVLLVIGAGIMTQSFLEEWDTREYSNDWRTELAEENTALEAEIAEAGDFGGFTQQMRIEQNNVALEEDVKPRPYDAWAFTYDNAFIMLVVSLFAIITAAGIVSNEFKWGTIKLLLIRPINRSKILLAKYLSVFIFTGVLILTLFVSSILVGAILFGINDITQTSVIPTLSGDYLVMNYLTAIWQEYGFGMVSLVMMTTLAFMISTLFRSSAMAIGISLFLLLSSGGLMLFLARYDWAKFILFANTDLGQYADGGTPLIDGMTLGFSVTMLVIYLVVFLGASFVTFTKRDVA from the coding sequence ATGTCATTGGGTAACTTCTTGAAGCTCGTCTGGAACGAGCAAGTGAAACTATTTGGACGCAAATCGGCATGGGTAATGATTGGGTTGACTGTTTTACTGGTGATTGGTGCCGGTATTATGACACAGTCATTTTTAGAAGAGTGGGATACAAGAGAGTATTCAAATGACTGGCGTACCGAATTAGCTGAAGAGAACACTGCGCTAGAAGCTGAAATTGCAGAAGCCGGAGATTTTGGTGGGTTTACGCAGCAGATGCGCATCGAACAAAACAATGTGGCACTGGAAGAGGATGTAAAGCCAAGGCCTTATGATGCGTGGGCATTTACCTATGACAATGCGTTTATCATGTTGGTGGTCAGCCTATTTGCGATTATCACGGCGGCTGGGATTGTCTCGAATGAATTTAAATGGGGCACAATCAAACTGTTGTTGATTCGTCCAATCAATCGTTCGAAAATTTTGTTGGCGAAATATTTGTCAGTGTTTATTTTCACCGGTGTGCTAATACTTACGTTATTTGTAAGTTCCATTCTTGTGGGAGCTATCCTATTTGGGATCAATGATATCACGCAGACCTCTGTAATTCCGACATTGTCAGGAGACTACCTGGTGATGAACTACTTGACGGCGATCTGGCAAGAATATGGATTCGGTATGGTGTCACTTGTGATGATGACGACACTCGCGTTTATGATTTCGACGCTTTTCCGAAGCAGTGCAATGGCCATCGGGATTTCGCTCTTCCTGTTGTTGTCGAGTGGTGGCTTGATGCTGTTCTTGGCACGGTATGACTGGGCCAAGTTTATCTTGTTTGCGAATACCGATCTTGGACAGTATGCAGATGGTGGAACGCCACTCATTGACGGCATGACGCTCGGATTTTCGGTGACGATGCTGGTCATTTATCTCGTTGTGTTCCTTGGTGCTTCGTTCGTTACGTTTACGAAGCGGGACGTGGCGTAG
- a CDS encoding ABC transporter ATP-binding protein, translating to MDIVNLKKTIGKKEIIKGLNFQIRSGEVFGFLGPNGAGKTTTIRMMVGLINITEGDVLIEGKSIRKDFKDAVRHVGAIVENPEMYPFLSGWKNLQQYARMMEGISEDRIREVVALVGLEKAIHEKAGRYSLGMRQRLGIAQALLHNPSILILDEPTNGLDPSGIREIRLYLRKLAQEANVAVIVSSHMLSEIELMCDRIGIIKNGELVAIEMVQSKASEATGLIVQIEAEPVQGALQIVKGHVTGDVVTEGTTLTFSTSRETIPILIKALTAKGVAIYSVEQQQATLEDKFFDLIGENVIG from the coding sequence ATGGACATCGTGAACTTGAAAAAGACGATTGGCAAAAAGGAAATTATCAAAGGCCTGAATTTCCAGATTCGTAGCGGAGAAGTGTTTGGATTCTTGGGGCCAAATGGTGCCGGTAAGACGACGACCATCCGGATGATGGTGGGCTTGATCAACATCACGGAAGGCGATGTGCTGATTGAGGGGAAGAGTATCCGCAAAGACTTCAAAGATGCGGTGCGTCATGTCGGTGCGATTGTAGAGAACCCGGAGATGTATCCTTTCTTAAGTGGCTGGAAGAACCTTCAGCAGTATGCCCGCATGATGGAAGGCATTTCAGAAGACCGTATTCGAGAAGTGGTCGCACTTGTAGGTTTAGAGAAGGCGATACATGAGAAGGCTGGACGTTATTCGTTAGGGATGCGTCAGCGACTAGGGATTGCCCAGGCCTTATTACATAATCCGTCGATTCTGATTTTGGATGAACCGACGAATGGGTTGGATCCTTCCGGTATCCGGGAGATCCGCCTATACTTACGAAAACTCGCGCAAGAAGCGAATGTGGCGGTCATCGTGTCGAGTCATATGCTTAGTGAAATTGAATTGATGTGTGACCGTATCGGGATCATCAAGAATGGTGAGCTTGTGGCGATTGAGATGGTGCAGTCGAAAGCATCGGAAGCGACAGGCTTGATCGTGCAGATAGAAGCCGAGCCAGTGCAAGGTGCTTTGCAGATTGTGAAGGGGCATGTGACAGGAGACGTTGTGACAGAGGGGACGACACTGACGTTCTCGACGTCTCGTGAGACGATTCCGATTTTAATCAAAGCCTTGACGGCCAAAGGTGTGGCCATTTATAGTGTCGAGCAACAGCAAGCAACTCTCGAAGACAAGTTCTTCGACTTGATTGGAGAGAATGTCATTGGGTAA
- a CDS encoding DUF6119 family protein produces MEANIYKLDCSLKEAKKLISDAGLEKYGVRKTVSYDRDCANITSKASCEFYYFGDKVNSKDNVTWLNQWENFFRYSINTDTIYSLHFGCILIKINKTIFFISYGRAHHLAQSNSDLNFGLDIAERILVKESITSKQSSYINNAKSREYIQYKNKVLPTPNIGESNNQVISDIFVTSKKENIKDDFYLNEFKKNIKFGTSVKLVNSKIIPLTLIKILLELEYIHKEFDPIVSLPRMVFEKSLEVKVELEKKLVNSLVKKEYNSFTLLEMINKGGELFEPFKDEKLFIQRSKTLNSVFYNLEEIVNKLSELEDLGDLKNIYLSNEDKTIKYPVLELLDYSTIHNKQRYCLFEGKWAKLNKSFLEHVKAQILIVNEISKYDSKFNYNKSGIEKVIKQRERKMGPDNIKYAEYVYNRYLEANFDYIFLDRLNEHEKYKNVEFADLYDKTERKLIHVKLGDLSKFRTCVYQSTNSAMIYSTEEELLNVYGINSVKKIGMLLVTTTKNLIQEDGSVNFNNSKSITFKLELVNWYQKVRDLNYSPEILIAIKQK; encoded by the coding sequence ATGGAGGCAAATATATATAAATTAGACTGTTCATTAAAGGAAGCTAAAAAACTAATCTCCGATGCAGGATTAGAAAAATATGGAGTTCGTAAAACTGTTTCTTATGATAGGGATTGCGCAAATATAACCTCTAAAGCTAGTTGTGAATTTTATTATTTTGGAGATAAAGTTAACTCTAAAGATAATGTGACTTGGTTAAATCAATGGGAAAATTTTTTTAGGTATAGTATCAATACAGATACTATATACTCATTACACTTTGGGTGTATATTAATAAAAATTAATAAGACTATCTTCTTTATTTCATATGGTAGAGCTCATCATTTAGCTCAAAGTAATTCAGATTTAAACTTTGGTTTAGATATAGCAGAGAGAATTCTTGTGAAAGAAAGCATTACTAGTAAACAATCTTCATATATTAATAATGCAAAAAGTAGAGAATATATACAGTATAAAAATAAGGTTCTTCCAACACCGAACATTGGTGAAAGTAACAATCAAGTCATCAGTGATATATTTGTAACTTCGAAAAAAGAGAATATAAAAGATGACTTTTACCTAAATGAGTTTAAAAAAAATATTAAATTTGGTACTTCAGTAAAATTAGTAAACAGTAAAATCATCCCATTAACTTTAATTAAAATACTATTAGAATTAGAGTATATTCATAAAGAATTTGACCCTATTGTGTCTTTACCAAGAATGGTATTTGAGAAAAGTTTAGAGGTAAAAGTAGAGCTTGAGAAAAAACTAGTAAATTCTTTAGTGAAAAAAGAGTATAATTCTTTTACTTTATTAGAAATGATAAATAAAGGCGGTGAACTATTTGAGCCTTTTAAAGACGAAAAACTTTTTATACAAAGATCAAAGACACTCAATTCGGTTTTTTATAATCTTGAAGAAATTGTTAATAAGCTTAGTGAATTAGAAGATTTGGGTGATTTAAAAAATATTTATTTATCAAATGAGGATAAAACAATAAAATATCCAGTACTTGAACTATTGGATTACAGTACTATACATAATAAACAGCGGTATTGTCTTTTTGAAGGAAAATGGGCAAAGTTAAATAAATCATTTTTAGAACATGTCAAGGCACAAATCTTGATAGTAAATGAGATATCAAAATACGACTCGAAATTTAATTATAATAAGTCTGGAATTGAGAAAGTAATAAAACAACGTGAAAGAAAAATGGGTCCAGATAATATAAAATATGCTGAATATGTTTATAATCGCTACTTAGAAGCAAATTTTGATTATATTTTTTTAGATAGACTTAATGAACACGAAAAATATAAGAATGTTGAGTTTGCTGATTTATATGACAAAACTGAAAGAAAATTAATACATGTTAAACTAGGCGATCTCTCAAAATTTCGTACATGCGTATATCAATCAACTAATAGTGCTATGATTTATTCTACTGAAGAAGAATTGCTTAATGTTTATGGAATAAATTCTGTAAAGAAAATCGGGATGCTATTAGTAACTACTACAAAAAATTTGATTCAAGAAGATGGTAGTGTAAATTTCAACAATTCCAAATCTATTACATTCAAACTCGAGTTAGTAAACTGGTACCAAAAAGTTAGAGATTTAAACTATTCGCCTGAAATATTAATTGCGATTAAACAAAAGTAA
- a CDS encoding nucleoside triphosphate pyrophosphohydrolase, with protein MPIYNKLIRDRILEIIEKDGKTYDMEMLSKERHAEEIKAKLTEEVQEYQATQNNHDALEELADILELVHAALPLHNATYEQLEEVRVKKKEKRGGFDKGIYLIEVHDD; from the coding sequence ATGCCAATCTACAACAAACTCATCCGAGATCGCATCTTAGAAATCATCGAAAAAGACGGTAAGACTTATGATATGGAGATGCTATCTAAAGAACGTCATGCAGAAGAGATTAAAGCGAAGCTGACAGAAGAAGTGCAGGAGTATCAAGCAACTCAAAACAACCATGATGCACTAGAAGAACTCGCAGATATTCTGGAGTTGGTTCATGCTGCTCTTCCCCTACATAATGCAACATACGAACAGTTGGAAGAAGTGCGCGTTAAGAAGAAGGAAAAACGTGGTGGATTTGATAAAGGGATTTATTTGATTGAGGTGCATGATGACTGA
- a CDS encoding DEAD/DEAH box helicase family protein, with amino-acid sequence MTEIRFITQNLVSNLEQQLEQATTVYWITAFAMKSGVDLVLPSLVDAAKRGADIKLLVGDYLSITQPEALRRLIDAVPEAEVRIYQSHGLSFHPKAYLFRNTTENTLIVGSSNLSKSALTNGIEWSLSVPTPLEEPLFEEAATEFMRLFYHPQTLPVNSETLLLYEAKYNENNKAMPLSSLWAKQDEIEVMFGTDGTDHEPVLIETNEIYSTDVTPRPAQELALKALEESMEEEYDKALAVMATGLGKTYLAAFFAERFKRVLFVAHREEILYQARDSFQHVHNSKKTGLYNATHKDIDVDFLFASVATLSQEHHLAKFQSEEFDLIVVDEFHHATAPSYMRIINHFKPRFLLGITATPHRLDNSDVFGICDGNVAITINFLDAIQKQWLAPFKYFGVYDDTDYSQLRWVGTGYAEEDLARVQLRESMAEMIFSEWQSKKQTRTIGFCSSVRQAQFLANYFKQQGIHAISLDAKSDPDIRKSARQKLNDGELEIIFTVDLFNEGVDIPKVDTLLFVRPTESLAVFTQQIGRGLRLGDGKDHCVIIDLIGNYRNADLKWRVFSPEDSTAKGVANIADALPMDCEIHLDTQVVDLVQHMIRKYRKPKDVLLSHYYELKADLGRRPTYHEFHLQTPLDTLSIRREFGSYFNLIQEAGDLSTHEERILRDYQAWLVEVEKTSMTKSYKMTLLHCMLQRGPAEWFKPVLAEDVAVCFYGFLWEKKYRRDIDFTPAQQIKFSSFDEKKIAKHIEDNPMKFWSGKQDGMVKFEDKHFWFDFDVAVEDQEILFQWTKQICEFRLHWYFERKSQ; translated from the coding sequence ATGACTGAGATTCGGTTCATCACACAAAACCTAGTCTCGAATTTGGAACAGCAATTAGAACAAGCTACGACTGTCTACTGGATTACTGCATTTGCAATGAAGTCGGGTGTGGACCTGGTACTTCCTAGTTTAGTAGATGCCGCAAAGCGTGGAGCAGACATAAAACTTTTAGTGGGCGATTATTTATCTATTACGCAGCCAGAAGCTTTGCGACGGTTAATTGATGCAGTGCCAGAAGCAGAAGTACGCATTTATCAGAGCCATGGACTTTCCTTTCACCCAAAAGCGTATTTGTTCCGAAATACTACAGAGAATACATTGATTGTTGGATCTTCCAACCTTTCAAAATCTGCGCTGACAAACGGAATTGAATGGAGTCTTTCTGTGCCAACACCACTTGAAGAACCACTATTTGAAGAAGCTGCAACTGAGTTTATGCGTCTGTTTTATCACCCTCAAACTCTACCTGTGAATTCTGAAACTCTTCTTTTATATGAAGCTAAGTACAACGAAAACAATAAGGCTATGCCACTCAGTTCTCTCTGGGCAAAGCAAGATGAGATTGAAGTGATGTTTGGAACAGACGGAACAGATCATGAGCCTGTCTTGATTGAAACGAACGAAATTTATTCAACAGATGTCACTCCCCGTCCAGCACAGGAATTGGCGTTGAAAGCTCTGGAGGAGTCAATGGAGGAAGAGTACGATAAGGCTCTTGCCGTTATGGCGACGGGTTTAGGCAAGACGTATCTTGCTGCTTTTTTCGCAGAACGTTTCAAACGTGTTCTCTTCGTCGCACATAGAGAAGAAATTTTATATCAAGCACGTGACTCTTTCCAACATGTTCATAATTCGAAGAAGACCGGACTTTACAACGCAACACACAAAGACATAGACGTAGATTTCTTATTTGCATCGGTGGCAACACTTAGCCAAGAACACCATCTAGCTAAGTTCCAGTCCGAAGAATTTGATTTGATTGTTGTTGATGAGTTCCACCACGCGACAGCCCCAAGTTATATGCGCATCATCAATCATTTCAAACCTAGATTTTTATTAGGCATCACTGCCACACCTCACCGATTAGACAATAGTGATGTATTCGGGATTTGTGATGGGAATGTCGCTATTACAATTAACTTCTTAGATGCCATTCAAAAACAATGGCTGGCCCCTTTTAAGTATTTTGGAGTTTATGACGATACGGATTATAGTCAATTACGTTGGGTTGGAACTGGCTACGCGGAGGAAGATCTTGCTCGAGTTCAGCTCCGTGAGTCGATGGCAGAAATGATTTTCTCAGAGTGGCAATCAAAAAAGCAGACGCGTACAATCGGGTTCTGTTCTTCCGTTCGCCAAGCACAGTTCTTAGCAAACTACTTCAAACAACAAGGCATTCATGCGATTAGTCTAGATGCCAAGTCGGACCCAGATATACGGAAAAGTGCGCGACAAAAGTTAAACGATGGAGAGCTCGAAATTATCTTTACTGTGGACCTTTTCAATGAAGGGGTAGATATCCCAAAGGTAGATACACTTCTATTTGTTCGGCCTACCGAATCTCTCGCTGTCTTCACCCAACAAATTGGGCGTGGTTTGCGACTTGGCGATGGAAAAGATCATTGTGTGATTATCGATTTGATTGGGAACTATAGAAATGCAGATTTAAAGTGGCGGGTTTTTTCTCCGGAAGATAGTACTGCTAAGGGTGTTGCAAACATTGCGGATGCACTACCTATGGATTGTGAAATTCATCTAGACACGCAAGTAGTAGACCTTGTTCAACATATGATTCGCAAATATAGAAAACCAAAAGATGTTCTGCTATCTCATTACTATGAATTGAAAGCGGATCTCGGTCGCCGTCCAACCTATCATGAATTTCATTTGCAAACACCTTTGGATACTCTATCAATTAGAAGAGAATTTGGTTCCTATTTTAACTTAATACAAGAAGCTGGCGATTTAAGTACTCATGAAGAGCGAATCTTGAGAGACTACCAAGCTTGGTTGGTTGAAGTAGAAAAGACTAGTATGACTAAGAGTTATAAAATGACTCTTCTTCACTGTATGCTGCAGCGAGGCCCAGCTGAATGGTTTAAACCAGTCTTAGCTGAAGATGTAGCGGTATGCTTTTACGGATTTCTTTGGGAGAAGAAATATCGACGAGATATCGACTTTACTCCTGCTCAACAAATCAAGTTTTCAAGCTTTGATGAAAAGAAAATTGCCAAGCATATTGAAGATAACCCGATGAAGTTTTGGAGTGGCAAACAAGATGGTATGGTAAAATTCGAGGATAAACATTTTTGGTTTGATTTTGATGTGGCAGTTGAAGATCAAGAGATTTTATTTCAGTGGACTAAGCAGATTTGTGAGTTTCGGTTGCATTGGTATTTCGAACGCAAATCACAATAA